One Caldisericota bacterium genomic region harbors:
- a CDS encoding MGMT family protein has protein sequence MSKKSKKPKSWQEKLRDSKGLPKIVQITPKMAGRWGTKIGDTMVIPVPIEVDKIMKKVPKGKLITINDIRTTLAQKHNATIGCPLTTGIFARIAAEAAAEVIADRKKDITPYWRTLKTGGVINEKYSGGIKAQKKLLEKEGHKVIQKGKKYVVADFEKYLAKLQ, from the coding sequence ATGAGTAAAAAATCTAAAAAACCCAAGTCTTGGCAGGAAAAATTGAGAGATAGTAAAGGTCTGCCGAAAATAGTGCAGATTACTCCCAAAATGGCTGGCAGATGGGGGACAAAAATTGGTGATACAATGGTAATTCCGGTGCCAATTGAAGTGGATAAAATTATGAAAAAAGTACCTAAAGGAAAACTCATTACCATTAATGACATTCGTACGACGCTTGCTCAAAAACACAATGCTACAATTGGCTGTCCGCTAACTACCGGAATTTTCGCTCGCATCGCGGCTGAGGCAGCAGCAGAAGTTATAGCGGATAGAAAGAAGGACATCACTCCTTATTGGCGAACATTAAAAACAGGCGGAGTAATAAACGAGAAATATTCTGGTGGGATAAAGGCTCAGAAGAAACTTTTGGAGAAGGAAGGACATAAGGTAATTCAAAAAGGTAAAAAATATGTAGTCGCTGATTTTGAAAAGTATTTGGCAAAGTTACAATAA